A window from Pseudomonas moraviensis encodes these proteins:
- a CDS encoding methionine ABC transporter permease, protein MWFDRLLQGFIDTFLMVGVSSLIALLAGIPMAVILVTSDKGGIYQAPLLNRALGAFVNLFRSIPFLILMVALIPFTRLIVGTTYGVWAAVVPLTIAATPFFARIAEVSLREVDHGLIEAAQAMGCRRWHIVWHVLLPEALPGIVGGFTITLVTMINSSAMAGAIGAGGLGDIAYRYGYQRFDSQIMLTVIVLLVALVAVIQLGGDRLARGLNKR, encoded by the coding sequence ATGTGGTTTGATCGCTTGCTGCAGGGTTTTATCGACACCTTTTTGATGGTCGGCGTGTCGTCGCTGATCGCGCTGCTGGCGGGCATTCCCATGGCGGTGATTCTGGTCACCAGCGACAAGGGCGGGATCTATCAAGCGCCGCTGCTTAACCGCGCCTTGGGCGCCTTCGTCAATCTGTTCCGCTCGATTCCATTCCTGATTCTGATGGTCGCCCTGATTCCATTCACCCGCCTGATCGTCGGCACCACATACGGTGTGTGGGCCGCTGTGGTTCCGCTGACAATCGCGGCAACGCCGTTCTTTGCGCGGATCGCCGAAGTGAGTCTGCGCGAGGTCGATCATGGCCTGATCGAAGCGGCACAGGCGATGGGCTGCCGACGCTGGCACATCGTCTGGCATGTACTGTTGCCCGAGGCGCTGCCCGGAATTGTCGGAGGGTTCACCATCACCCTGGTGACAATGATCAACTCCTCGGCGATGGCCGGTGCAATCGGTGCGGGCGGGTTGGGGGATATCGCTTACCGCTACGGCTATCAGCGCTTCGACAGTCAGATCATGTTGACGGTGATTGTCTTGCTGGTGGCGTTGGTGGCGGTGATTCAATTGGGTGGAGACAGGCTGGCGCGAGGTCTGAATAAGCGCTAA
- a CDS encoding methionine ABC transporter ATP-binding protein produces the protein MTAAIQRRLELPEPHNAEQTELHPELNRAHVRFIGLGKTYNGRQGPVAALQGIDLAIQRGEVFGIIGRSGAGKSSLIRTINRLEQPTSGRVLIDQVDIGEFDEDRLVALRRRIGMIFQHFNLMSAKTVWQNVELPLKVAGVPKAQRENKVRELLELVGLQGKHKAYPAQLSGGQKQRVGIARALVHDPDILLCDEATSALDPETTQSILGLLRQINKRLGLTIVLITHEMAVIREICDRVVVLEHGHVVEQGPVWQVFGNPQHAVSQTLLAPLQHALPEELQSRLQAQSTASDAAVVLRLQFTGSAADEPDLAALFAALGGRVKLLQGGVERIQGHALGQLLLAVSGSTFSAEQLRERAGHWAQRVEVLGYVV, from the coding sequence ATGACTGCCGCGATCCAACGGCGACTGGAGCTTCCAGAGCCTCACAATGCTGAACAAACCGAGCTGCACCCCGAGTTGAATCGCGCCCACGTACGCTTTATCGGCCTGGGCAAAACCTACAACGGCCGGCAAGGCCCGGTCGCGGCTTTGCAGGGCATCGACCTGGCAATCCAGCGCGGGGAAGTGTTCGGCATCATCGGCCGCAGCGGCGCCGGCAAGTCGTCGTTGATCCGTACGATCAATCGTCTCGAGCAACCGACATCGGGCCGCGTGCTGATCGATCAGGTGGATATCGGCGAGTTCGATGAAGACCGCCTCGTCGCCCTGCGCCGACGCATCGGCATGATCTTCCAGCACTTCAATCTGATGTCGGCCAAGACCGTATGGCAGAACGTCGAGTTGCCGCTGAAAGTGGCCGGTGTGCCGAAAGCGCAACGCGAGAACAAGGTCCGCGAACTGCTCGAACTGGTCGGCCTGCAAGGCAAGCACAAGGCATACCCGGCGCAGCTTTCCGGCGGGCAGAAACAGCGCGTCGGCATCGCCCGCGCGCTGGTACATGACCCGGACATTCTGCTCTGCGATGAAGCGACGTCGGCCCTCGACCCGGAAACCACGCAGTCGATCCTCGGCCTGTTGCGCCAGATCAATAAACGCCTGGGCCTGACCATTGTGCTGATCACTCACGAGATGGCGGTGATCCGCGAGATTTGCGACCGCGTCGTCGTGCTCGAGCATGGCCATGTGGTCGAGCAAGGGCCGGTGTGGCAAGTGTTCGGCAATCCGCAACACGCAGTCAGCCAGACCCTGCTGGCGCCGCTGCAGCACGCTCTGCCGGAAGAATTGCAAAGCCGTTTGCAGGCGCAATCCACGGCTTCTGATGCGGCGGTGGTGTTGCGTTTGCAGTTCACCGGCAGTGCGGCAGACGAGCCGGATCTGGCCGCGTTATTCGCTGCATTGGGTGGCCGGGTGAAGCTGCTTCAGGGCGGTGTCGAACGGATCCAGGGTCATGCGCTGGGGCAGCTGTTGCTGGCCGTCAGCGGCTCGACTTTCAGCGCCGAACAATTGCGTGAACGCGCCGGACACTGGGCGCAACGGGTGGAGGTATTGGGTTATGTGGTTTGA
- a CDS encoding efflux RND transporter permease subunit, with protein MKGSFNLSEWALKHQSFVWYLMFVGLLMGVFSYFNLGREEDPSFTIKTMVIQTKWPGATQEETLKQVTDRIEKKLEELDSLDYVKSYTRPGESTVYVYLRDTTSAKDIPEIWYQVRKKIDDIRGQFPQGIQGPGFNDEFGDVYGSVYAFTADGLTMRQLRDYVEQARAEIRNVPGLGKIEMVGQQDETIYLNFSTRKLAALGIDQRQVVQSLQSQNAVTPAGVIEAGPERISVRTSGQFASEKDLAEVNLKLNDRFYRLADIAEISRGYVDPATPEFRFDGKPAIGLAIAMQKGGNVQEFGKALHERIDQLTADLPVGVGVHTVSDQAVVVEEAVGGFTSALFEAVIIVLVVSFISLGVRAGLVVACSIPLVLAMVFVFMEYSGITMQRISLGALIIALGLLVDDAMITVEMMVTRLEMGESKEQAATFAYTSTAFPMLTGTLVTVAGFVPIGLNASSAGEYTFTLFAVIAVAMIVSWVVAVFFAPVIGVHILSDKVKAHDAEPGRVGRAFNGGLLWAMRNRWWAIGVTVLLFVLAVFCMRFVQNQFFPASDRPEILVDLNLPQNASIDETRKAVDKLEATLKGDPDIVRWSTYIGQGAIRFYLPLDQQLQNPYYAQLVIVSKDFEAREALSQRLRERLHKDFVGIGSYVQALEMGPPVGRPIQYRVSGKDVDQVRKHAIDLATELDKNPHIGEIIYDWNEPGKVLRIDIAQDKARQLGLSSEDVANLMNSIVSGSPLTQVDDDIYLINVVGRAVDSERGTPETLQNLQIVTPSGTSIPLLAFATVRYELEQPLVWRRDRLPTITIKASVRDEIQPTDLVKLLKPSIDAFASKLPVGYKVATGGTVEESGKAQGPIAKVLPLMLFLMATFLMIQLHSVQKMFLVASVAPLGLIGVVLALVPTGTPMGFVAILGILALIGIIIRNSVILVTQIDEFEQKGYAPWDAVVEATEHRRRPILLTAAAASMGMIPIAREVFWGPMAYAMIGGIVVATLLTLLFLPALYVAWYKIREPQKDAA; from the coding sequence ATGAAAGGCTCTTTCAACCTCTCCGAATGGGCCCTCAAGCACCAGTCTTTCGTGTGGTACCTGATGTTCGTCGGGCTGCTGATGGGGGTGTTCTCGTACTTCAATCTGGGGCGCGAAGAAGACCCGTCATTCACCATCAAGACCATGGTGATCCAGACCAAATGGCCGGGCGCGACCCAGGAAGAAACCCTCAAGCAGGTCACCGACCGCATCGAGAAAAAACTTGAGGAACTCGATTCCCTCGACTACGTGAAAAGCTACACCCGCCCCGGCGAATCGACGGTGTACGTGTACCTGCGTGACACCACCAGTGCCAAGGACATCCCGGAAATCTGGTACCAGGTGCGCAAGAAGATCGACGACATTCGCGGCCAGTTCCCCCAAGGCATTCAGGGCCCGGGATTCAATGATGAATTCGGTGACGTGTACGGCTCGGTCTACGCCTTCACCGCCGACGGCCTGACCATGCGCCAGTTGCGCGATTATGTGGAACAGGCGCGCGCCGAAATCCGCAACGTGCCCGGGCTGGGCAAGATCGAAATGGTCGGCCAGCAGGACGAAACGATTTACCTGAATTTCTCCACGCGCAAACTCGCAGCGCTGGGTATCGACCAGCGCCAGGTGGTGCAGAGCCTGCAATCGCAGAACGCCGTGACCCCGGCCGGGGTGATCGAGGCGGGGCCAGAGCGGATTTCCGTACGCACCTCGGGCCAGTTCGCTTCGGAAAAAGACCTCGCCGAGGTCAATCTCAAGCTCAATGATCGCTTCTATCGTCTGGCCGACATCGCCGAGATCAGCCGTGGCTACGTCGACCCGGCGACGCCGGAATTCCGCTTCGACGGCAAACCGGCGATCGGCCTGGCGATTGCCATGCAGAAGGGCGGCAACGTTCAGGAGTTCGGTAAAGCGCTGCACGAGCGCATCGACCAGCTCACCGCTGATCTGCCGGTCGGCGTTGGCGTGCACACGGTTTCCGATCAGGCGGTGGTGGTGGAAGAGGCCGTTGGCGGTTTCACCAGCGCCCTGTTCGAAGCGGTCATCATCGTGCTGGTGGTGAGCTTCATCAGCCTCGGCGTGCGCGCCGGCCTGGTGGTGGCGTGCTCGATTCCGCTGGTGCTGGCGATGGTCTTTGTATTCATGGAATACAGCGGCATCACCATGCAGCGGATTTCCCTCGGCGCGCTGATCATTGCCCTTGGCCTGCTGGTGGACGACGCGATGATCACCGTGGAAATGATGGTCACGCGTCTGGAAATGGGCGAGAGCAAGGAGCAGGCGGCGACCTTCGCCTACACCTCGACGGCGTTCCCGATGCTCACCGGTACGCTGGTGACCGTCGCCGGTTTCGTGCCCATCGGCCTCAACGCCAGCTCTGCCGGTGAGTACACGTTCACGCTGTTCGCGGTGATCGCGGTAGCGATGATCGTCTCGTGGGTGGTGGCGGTGTTCTTCGCGCCGGTGATTGGCGTGCACATCCTCAGCGACAAGGTGAAGGCCCATGATGCCGAGCCGGGTCGCGTCGGCCGGGCGTTCAACGGCGGTCTGTTGTGGGCCATGCGCAATCGCTGGTGGGCGATCGGTGTCACCGTGCTGTTGTTCGTGCTGGCAGTGTTCTGCATGCGCTTCGTACAGAACCAGTTTTTCCCGGCATCCGACCGCCCGGAAATTCTCGTCGACCTGAACCTGCCGCAAAACGCCTCGATCGATGAAACCCGCAAAGCGGTGGACAAGCTCGAAGCAACGCTCAAGGGCGATCCGGACATCGTGCGCTGGAGCACTTACATCGGTCAGGGCGCGATCCGTTTCTACCTGCCCCTCGATCAGCAATTGCAGAATCCGTACTACGCGCAACTGGTGATCGTCAGCAAGGATTTCGAGGCCCGCGAGGCCCTCAGCCAGCGCTTGCGCGAGCGCCTGCACAAAGACTTCGTCGGCATCGGCAGCTACGTGCAGGCCCTGGAGATGGGGCCTCCAGTGGGGCGTCCGATTCAGTACCGGGTCAGCGGCAAGGACGTCGATCAGGTGCGCAAACACGCCATCGATCTGGCCACCGAACTGGACAAGAACCCGCACATCGGCGAGATCATTTACGACTGGAACGAACCGGGCAAAGTCCTGCGCATCGACATCGCCCAGGACAAGGCGCGGCAACTCGGGCTGTCGTCCGAAGACGTCGCCAACCTGATGAACAGCATCGTCAGCGGCTCGCCGTTGACCCAGGTCGATGACGACATCTATCTGATCAACGTGGTCGGTCGCGCGGTGGACTCCGAGCGCGGTACCCCGGAAACCCTGCAGAACCTGCAGATCGTCACGCCGAGCGGCACCTCGATTCCGCTGCTGGCGTTCGCCACCGTGCGCTATGAACTGGAGCAGCCGCTGGTGTGGCGTCGTGATCGCTTGCCGACCATTACCATCAAGGCCTCGGTGCGCGACGAGATTCAGCCGACCGATCTGGTGAAATTGCTCAAGCCGTCGATCGACGCTTTTGCGTCGAAATTGCCGGTCGGCTACAAGGTCGCCACCGGCGGTACGGTCGAGGAAAGCGGCAAGGCCCAGGGGCCGATTGCCAAGGTGCTGCCGCTGATGCTGTTTCTGATGGCGACGTTCCTGATGATCCAGTTGCACAGCGTGCAGAAGATGTTCCTGGTCGCCAGTGTCGCCCCGCTGGGGCTGATCGGCGTAGTGCTGGCGCTGGTGCCGACCGGTACGCCGATGGGCTTTGTGGCGATCCTCGGGATTCTTGCGCTGATCGGCATCATCATCCGCAACTCGGTGATCCTGGTGACCCAGATCGATGAGTTCGAGCAAAAGGGCTACGCGCCGTGGGACGCGGTGGTCGAAGCCACCGAACACCGACGCCGCCCCATCCTGCTGACCGCCGCAGCGGCGAGCATGGGCATGATCCCGATTGCGCGGGAAGTGTTCTGGGGGCCGATGGCCTACGCGATGATTGGCGGCATCGTCGTGGCGACGTTGCTGACGCTGCTGTTCCTGCCGGCGCTGTATGTGGCCTGGTACAAGATTCGTGAACCGCAGAAGGACGCGGCTTAA
- a CDS encoding DUF6124 family protein, producing the protein MEKNLADPPLSLTSSKRFTEDLLKDRSALCRAVDSHLAGTQVTLAGQKRVYSISEDVTLEDAQLYVADLLRCASVTVHQCGDQLGGADRAMVFSVWHLLEMAKAMMDRSIDCLGAKQL; encoded by the coding sequence ATGGAAAAAAATCTTGCCGATCCGCCACTCAGCCTTACCTCAAGCAAGCGGTTCACCGAGGATTTGCTCAAGGATCGCTCCGCACTGTGCCGCGCCGTCGACTCGCATCTGGCTGGCACACAGGTCACGTTGGCGGGACAGAAACGTGTCTACAGCATCAGCGAGGATGTGACGCTGGAGGATGCGCAGTTGTATGTCGCCGATCTGCTGCGCTGCGCTTCGGTGACCGTGCATCAATGCGGTGATCAGCTCGGGGGCGCGGATCGCGCCATGGTGTTCTCGGTCTGGCATCTGCTGGAAATGGCCAAAGCGATGATGGACCGTTCGATCGATTGTCTGGGAGCGAAGCAACTCTGA
- a CDS encoding class I SAM-dependent methyltransferase yields the protein MMKTPSDLEQITATTLGHYNSVAEDFREGTRDHDVSQNIEALLRHIQAEPPLTILDFGCGPGRDLQTFTRMGHHAIGLDGSQEFARMAREDSGCEVWQQDFLQLDLPAARFDGIFANAVLFHVPLQVLPQVLRQLHDTLKPGGVLFSSNPRGDNREGWNGPRYGSYHDLEAWRGLLTAAGFVELEHYYRPAGLPREQQPWLASVWHKSS from the coding sequence ATCATGAAAACGCCCAGCGACCTCGAACAGATCACCGCCACTACTCTTGGTCACTACAACTCGGTAGCCGAGGATTTCCGTGAGGGCACTCGCGACCACGATGTCAGCCAGAATATCGAAGCGCTGTTGCGCCACATTCAGGCGGAGCCGCCGTTGACGATTCTGGATTTCGGCTGCGGTCCGGGACGGGATTTGCAGACGTTCACGCGCATGGGCCACCACGCGATCGGCCTCGATGGCTCGCAGGAATTCGCGCGCATGGCCCGCGAGGACAGCGGTTGCGAAGTCTGGCAGCAGGACTTTCTGCAACTTGACCTGCCCGCCGCACGCTTCGACGGCATTTTCGCCAATGCCGTGCTGTTTCATGTGCCGTTGCAGGTGTTGCCGCAGGTGCTGCGGCAATTGCACGACACCCTGAAACCGGGCGGTGTGTTGTTCAGCTCCAATCCGCGTGGCGACAACCGGGAGGGCTGGAACGGGCCGCGCTACGGCTCGTACCACGATCTCGAGGCCTGGCGCGGTTTGTTGACGGCGGCGGGGTTTGTCGAGCTTGAGCATTACTACCGGCCCGCCGGTTTGCCGCGCGAACAGCAGCCTTGGCTGGCGAGCGTGTGGCATAAATCTTCATAA
- a CDS encoding MetQ/NlpA family ABC transporter substrate-binding protein produces the protein MTKKILTHPVKALALAFGLFSSAVFAADAPLKVGTTAAFAIPLEAAVEEASRQGLKVELVEFTDWIAPNVSLAAGDIDVNYFQHIPFLENAKAASGFDLVPFAPGIINNVGLYSKKYKSFDELPEGASVAIANDPINSGRGLQLLAKAGLITLKPGVGYKATEDDIVANPKKIKILQVEAVQLVRAYDDADLVQGYPAYIRLAKTFDAGSALLFDGLDHKEYVIQFVIQPKSKTDPRLIKFVDIYQHSPAVRAALDKAHGKLYQAGWES, from the coding sequence ATGACCAAAAAAATCCTGACCCACCCAGTCAAAGCACTGGCCCTGGCCTTCGGCCTGTTCAGCTCGGCGGTATTCGCTGCCGATGCGCCGCTGAAAGTCGGCACCACCGCCGCGTTTGCCATTCCGCTGGAAGCCGCCGTCGAAGAGGCCTCCAGGCAAGGCCTGAAAGTCGAGCTGGTGGAATTCACCGACTGGATCGCGCCCAACGTCAGCCTCGCCGCTGGTGATATCGACGTGAATTACTTCCAGCACATCCCGTTCCTGGAAAACGCCAAAGCCGCGTCCGGTTTCGATCTGGTGCCGTTCGCACCGGGGATCATCAACAACGTCGGCCTGTATTCGAAGAAATACAAAAGCTTCGATGAGCTGCCCGAAGGCGCCAGCGTCGCCATCGCCAACGATCCGATCAACAGCGGTCGCGGTCTGCAATTGCTCGCCAAGGCCGGGTTGATCACCTTGAAACCGGGCGTCGGCTACAAGGCCACCGAGGACGACATCGTCGCCAACCCGAAGAAGATCAAGATCCTTCAGGTCGAAGCCGTGCAACTGGTGCGCGCGTATGACGACGCCGATCTGGTCCAGGGTTACCCGGCCTATATCCGACTGGCGAAGACCTTCGATGCCGGCTCGGCGCTGCTGTTCGACGGTCTCGATCACAAGGAATACGTGATCCAGTTCGTCATCCAGCCGAAGAGCAAAACCGACCCGCGCCTGATCAAGTTCGTCGACATCTATCAGCATTCGCCAGCCGTTCGCGCGGCCCTGGATAAAGCCCACGGCAAGCTCTATCAGGCCGGTTGGGAAAGCTGA
- a CDS encoding efflux RND transporter periplasmic adaptor subunit, with protein sequence MKRLGLLCMALLLGACSEKEKPPEPVRPVLSVTVKALNEESLGRFAGSIQARYESNTGFRVGGRIARRNVDVGAEVQKGTLLATLDPSDQQNQLRSAQGDLARIQAQLINAQANARRQQALFDRGVGAQAQLDVANTDLKTTQASLDQARAAVSQSKDQLSYTELRSDHKAVVTAWNAEAGQVVTAGQQVVTLAQPDIKEAVIDLPDTLVDQLPSDVVFSVAAQLDPSINTTAIIREIEPQAQSATRTRRARLTLSDTPDGFRLGTAISVTLSSAIKPRIELPLTALQEVDGKTRIWVIDTQNKTVNPREVSVVSRGDNSVVLAGGVQNGERVVSAGVNSLKPGQSVKLDEDSQ encoded by the coding sequence ATGAAGCGTCTCGGCCTGTTGTGCATGGCGCTGCTGCTGGGCGCCTGCTCGGAAAAGGAAAAACCACCGGAACCGGTACGCCCGGTGCTGTCGGTCACGGTCAAAGCGCTGAACGAAGAAAGCCTCGGGCGCTTTGCCGGCAGCATTCAGGCGCGCTACGAGAGCAACACCGGTTTCCGCGTCGGCGGCCGGATCGCCCGGCGTAACGTCGATGTCGGCGCCGAGGTGCAGAAGGGCACTTTGCTCGCCACCCTCGACCCGTCCGACCAGCAGAATCAGTTGCGTTCGGCCCAAGGCGATCTGGCGAGAATCCAGGCGCAACTGATCAACGCTCAGGCCAACGCACGTCGTCAGCAAGCGCTGTTCGATCGCGGCGTCGGTGCGCAGGCGCAACTGGACGTCGCCAACACCGACCTGAAAACCACCCAGGCCTCGCTCGATCAGGCGCGCGCGGCGGTCAGCCAGAGCAAGGATCAACTGAGCTACACCGAGCTGCGCTCCGATCACAAAGCCGTGGTCACCGCGTGGAACGCCGAGGCCGGGCAGGTGGTGACCGCCGGGCAACAAGTGGTGACGCTGGCGCAACCGGACATCAAGGAAGCGGTGATCGACCTGCCCGATACGCTGGTCGATCAGTTGCCCAGCGACGTGGTGTTCTCGGTGGCCGCGCAACTGGACCCGAGCATCAACACCACGGCGATCATCCGCGAGATCGAGCCCCAGGCACAAAGCGCTACGCGCACCCGTCGCGCCCGTCTGACGTTGTCGGATACGCCGGACGGTTTCCGCCTCGGCACCGCGATTAGCGTGACCCTCAGCTCGGCGATCAAGCCGCGGATCGAACTGCCGCTGACTGCGTTGCAGGAAGTCGATGGCAAAACCCGGATCTGGGTGATCGACACGCAAAACAAAACCGTCAACCCGCGTGAGGTCAGCGTGGTCAGCCGTGGTGACAACAGCGTGGTGCTGGCCGGCGGTGTGCAAAACGGCGAGCGCGTGGTCAGCGCCGGCGTCAACAGTCTCAAACCCGGACAATCGGTAAAACTTGACGAGGACAGTCAATGA